A segment of the Pseudomonas serboccidentalis genome:
AGAACCTCTGGAGATAAAACGCTTGATTTGCGGCTTGGTAGACCGTCATCAAGCCCTGTAAGTTTTCCTACAGGAAAAAAATAATCAGCGCGGAGGAATTTCCCTCGCTCACTGGTGAAACCGTCATCGAATCATCTATAACTACTGGCTCTTCCCACGGACAGTCGAGAGTCTTCCATGAGCAATGTCTACAACGTCGCTGTAGTCGTCGGCAGCCTGCGCAAAGCATCGATCAACCGCAAAGTCGCACTGGCGCTGGCCGAGCTGGCACCGGCGAACCTCAAGCTGAAGATTGTCGAAATTGGCGATCTGCCACTTTATAACGAAGACATCGACGGCGATTCACCGCCGGCAGCCTACAGCACTTTCCGCCAACAAGTGGGCTCTTCCGACGCGGTGCTGTTTGTCACCCCCGAATATAACCGCTCGGTGCCGGCGCCACTGAAGAATGCGATTGACGTGGGGTCCCGACCTTATGGCAAAAGCGTCTGGGGCGGCAAACCGGGGGCGGTGATCAGCGCGTCGCCGGGGGCCATTGGCGGTTTTGGCGCCAACCAGCATCTGCGCCAGTCGTTCGTGTTTCTCGATGTGCCGTGCATGCAGCAGCCGGAAGCGTATCTGGGGGGCGCGGGTTCGGCGTTTGACGAGGCGGGCAAGCTGAGCGAGTCGGTGAAGCCGTTCCTGCAGAATTTCATCAATGCGTATGGGAAATTTGTCGAACAACACAAAAAATAATCTGGTCAGATCGGCGGTAAAACAGAGATCCTGTGGGAGCGAGCTTGCTCGCGAAAGGGCCATCAGCCACACCTTTGGTGACTGACAGTCCGCTTTCGTGAGCAAGCTCGCTCCCACAGTTTTGTGGTTTGGCTTATTTTCCATTTATTAAGGCTGTCGCGAATGCTCGCTGCGTCACTGATCTTCCTGCTGACCATTACCCTTGTCATCTGGCAACCCAAAGGCCTCGGAGTCGGCTGGAGTGCAACGCTCGGCGCCGTGCTGGCATTGATCTTCGGCGTGGTCCACCTGAGTGACATTGCGCTGGTGTGGCAGATCATCTGGAATGCCACCGGCACCTTCGTGGCGCTGATTATCATCAGTCTGCTGCTCGACGAAGCCGGTTTCTTTGCTTGGGCCGCGCTGCACGTGGCGCGTTGGGGGCGGGGCAGTGGGCGCAAGCTGTTTGCCTACATGGTGCTGCTCGGTGCGCTGGTGTCGGCGCTGTTCGCCAATGACGGCGCGGCGTTGATCCTTACACCGATTGTGATTTCGATGCTGCTGGCATTGCGCTTTTCGCCGGCGGCAACCCTGGCGTTCGTCATGGGCGCCGGCTTCATTGCCGACACCGCGAGCCTGCCGCTGGTGGTGTCGAACCTGGTCAACATCGTCTCGGCGGACTTCTTCCATATCGGCTTCAACCGCTATGCGGCGGTGATGGTGCCCGTCAACTTCGTCAGCGTGGCCGCGACGCTCGGCGTGTTGATGTGGTTCTTCCGTCGCGACATTCCCGAGTCCTACGACCCTGAACAGCTGGAAAACCCGCACACGGCGATCCACGACAAAGCCACGTTCTACGCCGGTTGGGCGGTGCTGGTGATTCTGTTGATCGGTTGCTTCTTCCTCGAACAACTGGGCATTCCGATCAGCGCGATCTCGGCGGTCTGTGCCGCGCTGCTGCTGGCGATTGCCGCTCGGGGCCACAAGATTTCCACGCGCAAGGTGCTGAAAGAAGCGCCGTGGCAGATCGTGATTTTCTCGCTGGGCATGTACCTGGTGGTTTATGGCCTGCGCAATGCCGGGCTGACCGGGTATCTGGCCGGTTGGCTGGATGTGTTCGCCGGGTATGGCGTGTGGGGCGCGGCGCTGGGCACCGGGGTGCTGACGGCGCTGTTGTCGTCGATCATGAACAACCTGCCGACGGTGCTGATCGGGCTGCTGTCGATCGACGCCAGTCAGGCCAGCGGGGTGGTCAAGGAAGCGATGATTTACGCCAACGTGATCGGCAGCGACCTGGGGCCGAAGATCACCCCGATCGGCAGTCTGGCGACCTTGCTCTGGCTGCATGTGCTGGCGCGCAAGGATATCCGGATTGGCTGGGGATATTACTTCAAGGTGGGGATTGTGCTGACGGTGCCGGTGCTGTTGATTACCTTGGCGGCATTGGCTCTGCGGTTATCCATTTAGACCGTGTTAACCCCTATCGCGAGCAGGCTCACTCCTACATTGGAATGCGTTTCTCTGTAGGAGTGAGCCTGCTCGCGATAGGGCCGGTTCAGGCGCCAGAAGCCTTAAGCCTTAAGCCTTAAGCCTTAAGCCTGGCCCGGCACATTCGGCCAAAGATCCGACACCAGAAACAACCGCTCCGCCTCTTCCCATTCGCCCTGTGCATTCTCGATCAGGCGCACCATCAGTTGCGCCGGGGCCAATGGTTCCAGGGCGTCCAGCCACATCTGCAGGTGTTCCGGGTTCCAGGTCTGGTCGGCCGGGTAGTGCGCTGGCGCCAGCCACGCATGCCGGGGCAGGGGTTGCCAGCGTCCGGCCGGGCGCTGGGCGACGAAGGCTGGCCAGTCCTTCTGATGCAGCCAGCTGCCACGCAAGTGCTGCGGATGCGCACCTTTCGGCGGTTCGGCGTGGCCGGGCCACGGATACAACAGGTAACCGCCCAGC
Coding sequences within it:
- a CDS encoding NADPH-dependent FMN reductase is translated as MSNVYNVAVVVGSLRKASINRKVALALAELAPANLKLKIVEIGDLPLYNEDIDGDSPPAAYSTFRQQVGSSDAVLFVTPEYNRSVPAPLKNAIDVGSRPYGKSVWGGKPGAVISASPGAIGGFGANQHLRQSFVFLDVPCMQQPEAYLGGAGSAFDEAGKLSESVKPFLQNFINAYGKFVEQHKK
- a CDS encoding arsenic transporter, with protein sequence MLAASLIFLLTITLVIWQPKGLGVGWSATLGAVLALIFGVVHLSDIALVWQIIWNATGTFVALIIISLLLDEAGFFAWAALHVARWGRGSGRKLFAYMVLLGALVSALFANDGAALILTPIVISMLLALRFSPAATLAFVMGAGFIADTASLPLVVSNLVNIVSADFFHIGFNRYAAVMVPVNFVSVAATLGVLMWFFRRDIPESYDPEQLENPHTAIHDKATFYAGWAVLVILLIGCFFLEQLGIPISAISAVCAALLLAIAARGHKISTRKVLKEAPWQIVIFSLGMYLVVYGLRNAGLTGYLAGWLDVFAGYGVWGAALGTGVLTALLSSIMNNLPTVLIGLLSIDASQASGVVKEAMIYANVIGSDLGPKITPIGSLATLLWLHVLARKDIRIGWGYYFKVGIVLTVPVLLITLAALALRLSI